A window from Enterocloster bolteae encodes these proteins:
- a CDS encoding carbohydrate ABC transporter permease, giving the protein MNRKEKARLNLFLRYLLLIGLGIVMIYPLCWMIGASFKTNSELFSSAGIIPMAPTLDGYRNGFKGYEGMNLLHFMGNTYKFVLPKVVFTVISAVITSYGFARFRFVGKNLLFVLLLSTLFLPQVVLNVPQYILFNEVGWLNSYLPIVIPSMLAGDTFFVYMLIQFLRGIPRELEEAAEIDGCNVVERLWYVIVPMLKPSIVSCALFQFMWASNDFMGPLIYINSVRKYPVSIFLRMSMDTETGFDWNRILAMSLLAIIPSLAVFFMAQDSFVDGIAAGGVKG; this is encoded by the coding sequence ATGAACAGAAAAGAAAAAGCACGTCTTAACCTGTTTTTGCGGTATCTCCTGCTGATTGGCCTGGGAATTGTGATGATATATCCCCTGTGCTGGATGATAGGAGCGTCCTTTAAGACAAATTCAGAGCTGTTTTCCAGTGCGGGAATCATTCCCATGGCGCCTACTCTGGACGGATACAGAAATGGATTTAAGGGTTACGAGGGCATGAACCTGCTGCATTTTATGGGGAATACATACAAGTTTGTACTGCCGAAAGTGGTGTTCACCGTTATATCCGCGGTAATTACATCCTATGGATTTGCCAGGTTCCGGTTTGTGGGCAAGAACCTGCTCTTCGTGCTGCTGCTCTCCACACTGTTTCTGCCACAGGTGGTCTTAAATGTACCTCAGTACATCCTGTTTAACGAGGTGGGATGGCTGAATTCCTATCTGCCGATTGTGATTCCTTCCATGCTGGCAGGGGATACGTTCTTTGTATATATGCTGATACAGTTTTTAAGGGGGATTCCCAGGGAACTGGAAGAAGCTGCGGAGATTGACGGATGTAATGTGGTTGAGAGACTGTGGTACGTGATTGTTCCCATGCTGAAGCCGTCTATCGTTTCATGTGCCCTGTTCCAGTTTATGTGGGCCTCCAACGATTTCATGGGGCCGTTGATTTATATTAATTCAGTGCGCAAATATCCGGTATCCATATTTTTGAGAATGTCCATGGATACAGAGACGGGATTTGACTGGAACCGGATACTGGCAATGTCGCTGCTGGCAATTATCCCGTCCCTGGCCGTATTTTTTATGGCGCAGGATTCGTTTGTAGACGGAATTGCAGCAGGCGGAGTAAAGGGGTAA
- a CDS encoding carbohydrate ABC transporter permease: protein MKKKKKGFWKRNIGLAFVMPWLIGLLVFKLYPFAASFIYSFHSYNLFKTASFTGLENYKYILGDKLIIKAFIQTFKYAFLTVPLELMFALFIAYILNNKIRGLNFFRTIYYIPSILGGSVSIAVLWKFLFKTEGLVNIMLGALGIPAFNWLGNPDGAFFVIVLLRVWQFGSPMVIFLAALKGVQGDLYEAAAIDGAGKWKQFFQITVPLITPVIFYNFVTQLCHKFQEFNGPFIVTQGGPLRSTTLVSLLVYNEAFKRNEMGLASAIAWLLFLVIMTFTAVAFISQKYWVYYADEDGR, encoded by the coding sequence ATGAAAAAAAAGAAGAAGGGATTCTGGAAACGCAATATAGGACTGGCATTTGTCATGCCCTGGCTGATTGGACTGTTGGTATTTAAGCTGTATCCCTTTGCGGCCTCCTTTATTTACAGCTTCCATTCCTACAATTTGTTCAAGACAGCCTCCTTTACCGGGCTGGAAAATTACAAGTACATCCTTGGGGATAAGCTGATTATCAAGGCATTCATACAGACCTTTAAGTACGCGTTTTTAACCGTGCCGCTGGAGCTTATGTTCGCCCTGTTTATTGCCTACATACTCAACAATAAGATACGGGGACTCAATTTTTTCAGGACCATTTATTACATTCCCTCCATACTGGGAGGGTCAGTGTCCATTGCGGTCCTGTGGAAGTTTTTGTTCAAGACAGAGGGCCTTGTAAACATCATGCTTGGGGCGCTGGGTATTCCGGCCTTTAACTGGCTGGGTAATCCCGACGGGGCGTTCTTTGTAATCGTGCTTCTGAGGGTGTGGCAGTTTGGTTCTCCCATGGTCATCTTTTTGGCGGCCCTGAAAGGGGTGCAGGGAGATCTTTACGAGGCAGCGGCCATTGACGGAGCGGGAAAATGGAAGCAGTTCTTTCAAATCACGGTTCCGTTAATCACACCTGTTATTTTTTATAACTTCGTGACCCAGCTGTGTCATAAATTTCAGGAATTCAATGGTCCCTTCATCGTGACCCAGGGAGGTCCGCTGCGCTCCACCACCCTGGTATCGCTTCTGGTCTATAACGAAGCCTTTAAGCGGAATGAGATGGGGCTGGCCAGCGCTATTGCATGGCTGCTTTTCCTGGTAATCATGACCTTTACGGCGGTGGCTTTTATCAGCCAGAAGTATTGGGTTTACTATGCAGATGAGGATGGGAGGTAG
- a CDS encoding alpha-glucosidase/alpha-galactosidase — MKWNNHHVSDIKMAYIGGGSKAWAWKLMADLALEPALDGTVWLYDIDARAAEENQIIGSQLKERKEAAGRWDYKVAYSLKEALKGADFVVISILPGTFEEMRSDVHLPERLGIYQSVGDTAGPGGMVRALRTLPMYEEIALAIREFCPFAWVISYTNPMSLCVASLYKTFPEIKAFGCCHEVFGTQKVLAAIASQELGTGPIDRKDIHVNVLGVNHFTWFDAASYEGADLFPVYKKYIGTHFEEGYDDPDRPWEKSTFNCRHRVKFDLFNRYGLIAAAGDRHLAEFMPGNTYLNDPETVRSWKFGLTTVDFRISQMEERLARRKRLIQGEEQMEIVPSGEEGVQQIKALVGLDRMVSNVNMPNSFLQIPNLPKEAVVETNAVFSRDSIRAVAAGPLPEPIRELILPHVQNHGYILEAADTYDRNLVVKAFMNDPLVKHKCRDEGEIRKLADDMIHNTERYLPAGWK, encoded by the coding sequence ATGAAGTGGAACAATCATCATGTATCAGATATCAAGATGGCTTACATAGGAGGGGGATCCAAGGCATGGGCGTGGAAACTGATGGCGGATTTGGCCCTGGAGCCTGCGCTGGACGGGACGGTCTGGCTCTATGATATAGATGCCAGGGCAGCTGAGGAGAACCAGATCATCGGCAGCCAGCTTAAGGAGAGAAAAGAGGCCGCAGGCCGGTGGGATTATAAGGTGGCATATTCCTTAAAGGAGGCGTTAAAGGGCGCTGACTTTGTGGTAATCTCCATTCTGCCGGGGACCTTTGAGGAAATGCGTTCCGATGTACACCTGCCGGAACGGCTGGGCATCTACCAGTCGGTGGGGGATACGGCGGGTCCGGGCGGTATGGTCCGCGCCCTTCGCACCCTGCCCATGTATGAGGAGATTGCGCTGGCTATCAGAGAGTTTTGTCCCTTTGCATGGGTCATCAGCTATACCAACCCCATGAGCCTGTGCGTGGCCAGTCTCTATAAGACATTTCCTGAAATCAAGGCCTTTGGCTGCTGCCATGAGGTGTTCGGCACACAGAAGGTGCTGGCCGCCATTGCTTCGCAGGAGCTGGGGACAGGCCCCATTGACCGTAAGGATATTCATGTAAATGTATTGGGAGTCAACCATTTTACCTGGTTTGACGCTGCTTCCTATGAAGGCGCGGACCTGTTCCCTGTCTATAAGAAGTACATTGGGACACATTTTGAGGAGGGTTACGACGACCCTGACCGTCCATGGGAAAAATCCACCTTTAACTGCCGGCACAGGGTGAAATTTGATTTGTTTAACCGTTATGGACTGATCGCTGCCGCAGGAGACCGGCATCTGGCAGAGTTCATGCCGGGAAACACCTATCTCAATGACCCGGAGACAGTCAGGTCATGGAAGTTCGGGCTGACCACAGTGGACTTTAGAATCAGTCAGATGGAGGAACGCCTGGCCAGGAGAAAGCGCCTGATTCAAGGAGAGGAGCAGATGGAGATTGTTCCGTCCGGTGAGGAGGGGGTACAGCAGATAAAGGCTCTGGTGGGTCTGGACCGGATGGTGAGCAATGTCAATATGCCAAACAGCTTCCTGCAGATTCCCAATCTTCCAAAGGAGGCTGTGGTGGAGACAAATGCAGTATTCTCCCGTGACAGCATCAGGGCAGTGGCAGCCGGTCCCCTGCCGGAACCAATCAGGGAATTGATACTTCCACATGTACAGAATCACGGATACATACTGGAGGCAGCAGATACATATGACCGGAATCTGGTGGTAAAGGCATTTATGAACGATCCGCTGGTGAAGCACAAATGCCGGGATGAGGGTGAGATAAGGAAACTGGCAGATGACATGATTCATAATACAGAACGTTACCTTCCGGCCGGATGGAAATAA
- a CDS encoding GntR family transcriptional regulator gives MKKLDSLEIMPTRIRIASILRKAILSGEFKEGEELSLTDIANNLGVSRTPVREAFQILSSENLILLRMNKGAIVKGITTKTIREHFEMRSLLEGEAAVRATLRHFDVSELMESQVHIESLGENFTDDEYQSYNQNLHTSIWKAADNSKMYSTLSSLWNGSSFGKTVSAKDHQILSIREHRNILEYIQSCNPYLVRKEMEHHIERSMNNIIDSFSLKENE, from the coding sequence ATGAAAAAGCTGGATTCGCTGGAAATAATGCCCACGCGCATCCGAATCGCTTCCATTCTTCGCAAGGCGATTCTGTCAGGCGAGTTTAAAGAAGGGGAAGAATTGTCCCTTACAGACATAGCCAATAACCTGGGTGTCAGCAGGACGCCGGTCCGTGAAGCATTTCAGATTCTCTCCTCCGAAAATCTGATTCTGCTGAGAATGAATAAAGGGGCGATTGTAAAAGGAATCACCACCAAAACAATCCGTGAGCATTTTGAGATGAGATCATTATTAGAAGGGGAGGCCGCTGTCAGGGCCACCCTGAGACATTTTGACGTATCGGAACTGATGGAATCCCAGGTCCACATCGAAAGCCTGGGAGAAAATTTCACAGATGACGAGTATCAGTCCTATAACCAGAATCTCCATACCTCCATATGGAAGGCTGCCGACAACAGTAAGATGTATTCCACCCTCTCCTCACTGTGGAATGGAAGTTCCTTTGGAAAAACCGTTTCAGCCAAGGACCATCAGATTCTCTCCATCAGGGAACACAGGAACATCCTGGAATACATCCAGTCCTGCAATCCCTATCTGGTGCGAAAGGAAATGGAGCACCACATTGAACGAAGCATGAACAATATCATTGACAGCTTCTCCTTAAAGGAAAACGAGTAA
- a CDS encoding HPr family phosphocarrier protein, which yields MKRILVKFDQADQIINFVRIMNRFECDADVKCGSRMVDAKSIVGVLSLAKSKTVELILHTDDCDQLMEEIAPFAA from the coding sequence ATGAAACGTATCCTTGTTAAGTTTGACCAGGCAGACCAGATTATCAATTTTGTAAGAATCATGAACCGTTTTGAGTGCGATGCAGATGTGAAATGCGGCAGCCGTATGGTTGATGCAAAGTCTATTGTAGGTGTATTATCACTGGCAAAGTCCAAAACCGTAGAACTGATTCTTCACACAGATGACTGTGACCAGTTGATGGAGGAAATCGCTCCATTTGCAGCATAG
- a CDS encoding substrate-binding domain-containing protein, which produces MMTGVLFLFSCQSSQFNRGKYAIIMKSRNNWYNELASEGFKQTVEDAGKNCIVLYPDHPSAQEQIHLIQNLIDEKVEAIAVAANDEYALTPVLTQAREKGISVITLDADVEAGSRSIYISPVDARELGKELVREVDRICGHSGQWGILSAGSRSANQNEWIYMMKQELQNLEYRDLRLVDIAYGEGEYEKAAEKANLMLETYPDLKVMCCLSTEGIKAAADVVKARGQASKVKVIGLGLPDQMEDYVGSDPEDICPVLYIWNPMDLGRVAGYVCLELSEGRIEERGDQELLLGGRTYPMDYGHDGGLEVIAGEPIKVDSENIGYWKDQI; this is translated from the coding sequence ATGATGACAGGCGTGTTGTTCCTGTTTTCCTGCCAGAGCAGCCAGTTTAACAGGGGAAAATACGCCATTATCATGAAATCCAGAAACAACTGGTACAATGAGCTGGCCAGCGAAGGGTTTAAACAGACGGTGGAGGATGCCGGCAAGAACTGTATTGTGCTGTACCCCGACCACCCCTCTGCCCAGGAGCAGATACATCTGATACAGAACCTTATCGACGAGAAGGTGGAGGCCATTGCCGTGGCTGCCAACGATGAATATGCCCTGACTCCGGTCCTGACCCAGGCCAGGGAAAAGGGAATCTCCGTCATCACCCTGGATGCGGATGTGGAGGCGGGAAGCCGCAGTATTTACATAAGCCCGGTGGATGCCAGGGAGCTGGGCAAGGAACTGGTCAGGGAGGTGGACCGTATATGCGGTCACAGCGGCCAGTGGGGAATCCTGTCGGCGGGAAGCCGTTCCGCCAATCAAAACGAGTGGATATACATGATGAAGCAGGAACTGCAGAACCTGGAGTACCGTGACCTGCGTCTGGTGGACATTGCCTACGGGGAAGGGGAATATGAAAAGGCGGCTGAGAAGGCAAATCTGATGCTGGAGACTTATCCTGACCTGAAGGTAATGTGCTGCCTGTCCACGGAAGGAATCAAGGCAGCGGCTGATGTGGTGAAGGCGCGGGGCCAGGCCTCAAAGGTAAAGGTCATCGGCCTGGGACTTCCAGACCAGATGGAGGACTATGTGGGCAGCGATCCTGAGGATATCTGCCCGGTACTTTACATATGGAACCCCATGGACCTGGGAAGGGTGGCAGGGTATGTGTGCCTGGAGCTGTCTGAGGGACGTATTGAGGAGAGGGGGGACCAGGAGCTGCTTCTGGGAGGCAGGACATACCCCATGGATTACGGTCATGACGGCGGGCTGGAGGTCATAGCCGGAGAGCCCATAAAGGTGGATTCGGAAAATATTGGTTACTGGAAGGACCAGATTTAG
- a CDS encoding response regulator → MKLLIVDDEKLTREGIRDSLGLESLGISQVLLEDDGIHGLKTALEERPDIVLTDVRMPRMNGVQMAERILKELPGTSIIFMSAYSDKEYLKAAIKLKALGYVEKPLDMEELASAVKEAVDSSRNEKISQAAARLQEKEQLGHLSLLLSQPEEESLIKAGQLAADLGLSITHTTCFCCIIIDCVTPLSALPEEQMDGIRDYFMEYLTSMDISQAYVLRGDHRIIVFLHSPVRPADKTLYDCAGLLAQKLIKICPFFISLGPVVSGMDRAHLSYQEASEHLKEAFFHDYGFILTRNMETAVFRPPADLLLEFSMALSEKQEEEALDIVRRLYESFVPNDMIGPSQVKDIYYKYFSKLDEHGLGSYISLWQKEGLESESIWEGVMNCTILRELNDLLAAKVRLFFERLRGNSVGNPVVFQIKEYIHKNYAVLSLSVPDVSEYVRLSSSYVCTIFKNETGQTLNQYLTDYRIKMSKQFLSDPRYKIADISSKVGYSDGNYYSKTFKKIVGLSPSEYREKMLA, encoded by the coding sequence ATGAAACTTCTGATTGTTGATGATGAAAAACTGACCCGTGAGGGAATCCGGGACAGCTTGGGCCTGGAGAGCCTTGGCATCAGCCAGGTACTGTTAGAGGACGACGGCATACACGGCCTTAAAACCGCCCTTGAGGAGCGCCCGGATATTGTGCTCACAGACGTCCGGATGCCCAGGATGAATGGGGTCCAGATGGCGGAACGGATTTTAAAGGAGCTGCCCGGGACCAGTATCATCTTTATGAGCGCTTATTCCGACAAGGAATACCTGAAAGCCGCTATCAAACTGAAGGCTTTGGGATATGTGGAAAAACCCCTTGACATGGAGGAACTGGCCTCAGCCGTAAAGGAGGCAGTGGACAGCAGCAGGAACGAGAAAATAAGCCAGGCAGCAGCAAGGCTTCAGGAAAAGGAACAGCTGGGCCATCTGAGCCTCCTGCTGTCCCAGCCAGAGGAGGAAAGTCTTATAAAGGCAGGACAGCTGGCGGCGGACCTGGGTCTTTCTATCACCCATACCACCTGCTTCTGCTGCATTATCATTGACTGTGTCACTCCCTTATCCGCACTGCCGGAGGAACAGATGGACGGAATCAGGGATTATTTTATGGAGTATCTCACATCCATGGACATATCCCAGGCCTATGTGCTGAGGGGGGACCACCGCATTATTGTTTTCCTCCACTCCCCGGTGCGTCCCGCGGACAAGACCCTGTACGACTGCGCCGGTCTCCTGGCCCAAAAGCTTATTAAGATATGTCCCTTTTTCATTTCTCTTGGCCCGGTTGTAAGCGGAATGGACCGCGCGCATCTATCTTACCAGGAAGCCAGCGAACATCTGAAGGAGGCATTTTTCCACGACTACGGATTCATACTGACCCGCAATATGGAAACAGCTGTTTTCCGGCCGCCGGCAGATCTCCTTCTGGAATTTTCCATGGCCCTGTCCGAAAAGCAGGAGGAGGAAGCCCTGGACATCGTCAGGCGGCTGTACGAATCCTTTGTGCCAAACGACATGATTGGCCCCAGCCAGGTAAAGGATATCTATTACAAGTATTTCAGCAAGCTGGACGAACACGGCCTGGGAAGCTATATTTCCCTGTGGCAGAAGGAAGGACTGGAGTCTGAATCCATCTGGGAAGGGGTTATGAACTGCACCATCCTGAGGGAGCTCAACGACCTTCTGGCGGCAAAGGTGCGCCTGTTCTTTGAGCGCCTTCGTGGAAACAGCGTGGGAAATCCGGTGGTATTCCAGATAAAGGAATACATCCATAAGAACTATGCGGTCCTGTCCCTTTCCGTGCCCGATGTCAGCGAATACGTCCGCCTTTCATCCAGCTACGTATGTACTATTTTTAAAAATGAGACAGGACAGACCTTAAACCAGTACCTGACGGATTACCGCATCAAGATGTCCAAGCAGTTCTTAAGCGATCCCAGATACAAGATTGCCGATATTTCCTCCAAGGTAGGATACAGCGACGGCAATTACTACAGCAAGACCTTTAAGAAAATCGTGGGCCTGTCCCCTTCTGAATACAGGGAGAAAATGCTTGCATGA
- a CDS encoding sensor histidine kinase — translation MKNPFTKLIHHYTYDMRLKTKLVISHIILVLLPTAVLSGFLYLRIYGIVMDDSIRSEQALSAQTVTSIESLVSHVGHASDTITGSMMVQDLFRVPRSEASTRDISTSKMNSLFHLVQSITDHSMIMDVKIYYDDSVYGDLMQYNKIGNALFNPVSSVSSSYWYGIFSTSQQSRLLCPELYLTPDETGKSGKLAYITRIPYTYEGGTVSDIENASAYVALYLSGPAFETVLRNDATVTDEAAFLVNERDVIVSASDMGLAGKYFIPRRDLEQRVGKEKTFSLVSYLDGSAYVAYFPIADTDWYMMSIIPALHIGDAGKALMTHFAMIYLLFTALALYTAFRLSGSIADRIIGVALQMETVRTGPPQPMDVADTGCDEIGVLSDTYNYMTEEIITLMDSQKKASDELRMAEFRALQAQINPHFLYNTLDMINWLSQTGQSEKVTEAVQILSRFYKLTLSRRELMNSIEKELEHVSLYVRLQNMRYDNCVAFVVDVPEELCEYTIPKLTFQPIVENAFLHGIMMKEEKKGSILLTGWPEGDDIVFIISDDGAGIPPETLDTLKDDVNAGTGSSASPRHTAFSGHIGIYNTNLRLKSLYGESYGLSITSTLGKGTEVTVRIPARHITSD, via the coding sequence ATGAAAAACCCGTTCACAAAGCTAATTCACCATTATACCTATGACATGCGCCTGAAAACAAAGCTTGTCATATCGCACATCATCCTGGTTCTGCTGCCCACCGCCGTACTGTCAGGCTTTCTTTACCTGCGCATTTACGGCATTGTTATGGATGACAGCATCCGCTCGGAGCAGGCTTTGTCCGCACAGACCGTGACCTCCATCGAGAGTCTCGTTTCCCATGTGGGGCACGCCTCTGACACCATCACCGGCTCCATGATGGTACAGGATCTGTTCCGGGTACCCAGATCAGAGGCCAGTACCCGGGATATCTCCACCTCCAAGATGAACAGCCTGTTCCACCTGGTGCAGAGCATTACGGACCATTCCATGATTATGGATGTGAAGATTTATTATGATGACAGCGTGTACGGGGACCTGATGCAGTACAACAAGATAGGGAATGCCCTGTTTAACCCGGTTTCTTCCGTCAGCAGCAGCTACTGGTACGGCATTTTCAGCACCTCACAGCAGTCGCGCCTGCTGTGCCCGGAATTGTACCTGACACCGGACGAGACGGGAAAGAGCGGAAAGCTGGCCTATATTACCCGAATCCCTTATACCTATGAAGGCGGTACTGTGTCCGACATTGAAAATGCCTCCGCCTATGTGGCCCTGTATCTGTCCGGACCTGCCTTTGAGACGGTGCTGCGCAACGACGCCACGGTCACGGATGAGGCTGCCTTTCTGGTTAATGAGCGGGATGTAATTGTGTCCGCCTCAGATATGGGCCTGGCCGGGAAATACTTCATTCCCCGCCGTGATTTGGAGCAGCGGGTGGGAAAGGAAAAGACCTTTTCCCTTGTTTCCTATCTGGACGGCTCTGCCTATGTCGCCTATTTTCCCATCGCGGACACGGACTGGTACATGATGTCCATTATTCCTGCCCTCCATATCGGAGACGCCGGAAAGGCGCTGATGACGCATTTTGCCATGATTTACCTGCTGTTCACCGCCCTGGCCCTGTACACTGCCTTCCGACTGTCGGGTTCCATTGCGGACCGCATCATAGGTGTGGCCCTGCAGATGGAGACGGTGCGCACAGGCCCGCCCCAGCCCATGGATGTGGCTGACACGGGTTGCGACGAAATTGGTGTGCTCTCCGATACCTACAACTACATGACAGAAGAAATCATCACCTTAATGGACAGCCAGAAAAAGGCTTCGGATGAGCTTCGGATGGCGGAATTCCGCGCCCTTCAGGCCCAGATCAATCCCCATTTTCTCTATAATACCCTGGATATGATTAACTGGCTGTCCCAGACCGGGCAGAGCGAGAAAGTAACGGAAGCAGTCCAGATCCTGTCCCGTTTTTATAAACTGACTCTGAGCCGCAGGGAGCTGATGAACTCCATTGAGAAGGAGCTGGAGCATGTAAGCCTTTATGTGCGTCTCCAGAACATGCGGTATGACAATTGTGTGGCCTTTGTGGTGGATGTGCCGGAAGAACTCTGCGAGTACACAATCCCCAAGCTGACGTTCCAGCCCATTGTGGAAAATGCCTTTCTCCACGGAATCATGATGAAGGAAGAAAAAAAAGGCAGTATCCTGCTAACCGGCTGGCCAGAGGGAGATGATATTGTATTCATCATCTCTGACGACGGGGCAGGCATACCGCCTGAAACGCTTGATACTTTAAAGGATGATGTGAATGCCGGCACCGGCTCCTCCGCCAGCCCCAGGCACACCGCCTTTTCCGGCCATATCGGCATCTACAATACCAACTTAAGGCTGAAGAGCCTGTACGGCGAATCCTACGGCCTCTCCATCACCAGCACCCTGGGCAAAGGCACGGAGGTAACCGTTCGGATCCCTGCCAGACATATCACGTCTGACTGA
- a CDS encoding TolC family protein, whose protein sequence is MRNRSDIKESGRNRGDIITGNTETGNTQTGNTQKVKIVLLAMVLCLWGAGGRTSYAAQDTSQDISKDISQAGAASTTPETAGNTAGAIIIEYGNLRELLKQGNLSLKESIEDYEDNINAYQEIWDTLKREQDNMEDKAEDMDDEDSQTAGIYASNAAMLKSSASRIYSQLDIMTSEKSTRSLEKSADTFTMTAQTLMNSYNQMVQNVEYQEKRGESLQAAFEAMGRKQAAGSATQAQLKEAQKNLDTAKNSLESLRLQASQLRQQLLTMLGIEDSSQVVIGTVPEPDMAAIEAVDYESDKIRAMGNDKSVQNARHTSASSTTEINIRFKLVDEAEGTKEAAFLASYQNLQASKTAYEAALTAFQSAQLTYEGLQRKQQAGLLTGTQYLEGQASYLEKKAAKETAAMNLTAAYESYCWDVKGISQT, encoded by the coding sequence ATGAGAAACCGCAGTGATATAAAGGAGAGCGGCAGGAACAGGGGGGACATAATAACGGGAAATACAGAAACGGGAAACACGCAGACAGGAAACACCCAAAAGGTTAAAATAGTTCTTCTGGCAATGGTACTGTGCCTGTGGGGAGCCGGCGGCCGGACTTCCTATGCAGCTCAGGACACATCTCAGGACATATCTAAGGATATATCCCAGGCCGGAGCAGCCAGCACCACCCCGGAAACCGCAGGGAATACAGCGGGTGCCATAATCATTGAATACGGCAATCTGAGGGAACTGCTGAAACAGGGGAACCTGTCTTTAAAAGAGAGCATAGAGGATTATGAGGACAATATAAACGCCTACCAGGAAATATGGGACACCCTTAAGCGGGAGCAGGACAACATGGAGGATAAGGCGGAGGACATGGACGATGAGGACAGCCAGACAGCCGGAATCTATGCCTCCAATGCCGCCATGTTAAAATCCTCAGCCAGCCGTATATACAGCCAGCTGGATATCATGACCAGTGAAAAGAGCACCCGCAGCCTGGAAAAATCCGCGGATACCTTTACCATGACAGCTCAGACACTGATGAATTCCTACAACCAGATGGTGCAGAACGTGGAATACCAGGAAAAGCGGGGTGAGTCCTTACAGGCCGCCTTTGAGGCCATGGGGAGAAAGCAGGCAGCCGGTTCCGCCACCCAGGCCCAGCTGAAGGAAGCGCAAAAAAACCTGGACACTGCCAAAAATTCGCTGGAATCCCTCAGGCTCCAGGCCAGTCAGCTGCGGCAGCAGCTTCTTACCATGCTGGGGATTGAGGACAGCAGCCAGGTGGTCATAGGAACCGTACCGGAGCCGGATATGGCCGCCATTGAAGCCGTGGACTATGAGAGCGATAAGATCAGGGCCATGGGAAATGACAAGAGCGTGCAGAATGCCCGCCACACCTCAGCCAGCAGTACCACTGAAATAAATATCAGATTCAAGCTGGTGGATGAGGCGGAGGGGACAAAGGAGGCAGCGTTTTTGGCTTCCTACCAGAACCTCCAGGCCAGCAAGACAGCCTATGAGGCGGCCCTCACTGCCTTTCAGAGCGCCCAGCTGACCTACGAAGGACTCCAGAGAAAGCAGCAGGCCGGACTGCTGACAGGCACGCAGTACCTGGAGGGCCAGGCATCCTATCTGGAGAAAAAGGCAGCAAAAGAGACCGCTGCCATGAACCTGACAGCGGCCTATGAATCATATTGCTGGGATGTGAAAGGAATCAGTCAGACGTGA